A part of Actinoallomurus bryophytorum genomic DNA contains:
- the nhaA gene encoding Na+/H+ antiporter NhaA, whose amino-acid sequence MTEPREAAARFSGSTAWARQLKTPLREFLRTETGGAALLLGATVAALIWANVDAASYESLWRTRLSIRVGGSELSQDLREWINTGLMTLFFFVVGLEARREFDMGELRDRRRLTLPLVAGVGGMLVPIAIFLSINAGRSSVHGWGAAMSTDTAFALGMLTLAASHLPARMRTYLLTVTVVDDLVALIVIGIFYSRHIRPMALLVTLAIFAVILLLRIGGQQHHGAVFAMLGVAAWVAMFESGVEPIVVGLIMGLLVYASPAARDDLQRASDLFRSFREQPTAELARTVTGGLASAISPNERLQLLYHPWTSYVIVPLFALANAGITISGGLLGRAFTSPITLGILFAYVLGKPLGITGSSWLLNRLSRGRVEVPVGWAAVVGGGAIAGIGFTVSLLIATLAFNGVELEEAKLGILTSALVASALTWAIFRVTRMLPKRLKLRALLGTAEAIIDLAAPVDPERDHIRGSGDAPVTVVEYGDFECPYCGQAEPVVRELLADFGDVRYVWRHLPLHDVHPAAQLAAEASEAAAEQGFFWEMHDLLLDCQDKLRVRDLIGYAGDIGLDVERFSADLRRHLGAARVAEDLDTADLSGVTGTPTFFINGRRHHGAYDIETLSAAVRSARARAYLNA is encoded by the coding sequence ATGACGGAGCCGCGGGAGGCCGCCGCGCGGTTCTCCGGAAGTACCGCCTGGGCCCGGCAGCTCAAGACCCCGTTGCGGGAGTTCCTCCGCACCGAGACCGGCGGCGCCGCCCTGCTGCTGGGCGCCACCGTAGCGGCCCTGATCTGGGCGAACGTCGACGCCGCGTCGTACGAATCCCTGTGGAGGACCCGGCTCTCGATCCGCGTCGGCGGGTCCGAGCTGTCCCAGGACCTGCGCGAGTGGATCAACACCGGGCTGATGACCCTCTTCTTCTTCGTCGTCGGCCTGGAGGCACGGCGCGAGTTCGACATGGGCGAGCTGCGCGACCGGCGGCGGCTGACGCTGCCGCTGGTGGCCGGCGTCGGCGGAATGCTGGTGCCGATCGCGATCTTCCTCTCCATCAACGCGGGACGCTCGTCCGTGCACGGCTGGGGCGCCGCGATGTCGACCGACACCGCGTTCGCCCTCGGCATGCTCACCCTGGCCGCCTCCCATCTGCCGGCCCGGATGCGCACCTACCTGCTCACCGTCACGGTCGTCGACGACCTGGTCGCCCTCATCGTGATCGGGATCTTCTACAGCCGGCACATACGGCCCATGGCGCTGCTCGTCACCCTGGCGATCTTCGCGGTGATCCTGCTCCTGCGCATCGGAGGGCAACAACACCACGGCGCCGTGTTCGCGATGCTCGGCGTCGCGGCGTGGGTGGCGATGTTCGAGTCCGGGGTGGAACCCATCGTCGTCGGCCTCATCATGGGCCTGCTCGTGTACGCGTCCCCGGCCGCGCGCGATGACCTGCAGCGGGCCAGCGATCTGTTCCGGTCGTTCCGCGAGCAGCCGACGGCCGAGCTGGCGCGTACCGTGACCGGCGGGCTGGCCTCGGCGATCTCCCCCAACGAGCGACTGCAGCTGCTGTACCACCCGTGGACGAGCTACGTGATCGTTCCGCTGTTCGCACTCGCCAACGCGGGCATCACCATCAGCGGCGGGCTCCTCGGCCGGGCGTTCACCTCGCCCATCACCCTGGGGATCCTGTTCGCGTACGTGCTCGGCAAACCGCTGGGGATCACCGGCTCCTCCTGGCTGCTCAACCGCCTGAGCCGCGGCCGCGTGGAGGTGCCGGTCGGCTGGGCGGCCGTGGTCGGCGGCGGCGCGATCGCGGGCATCGGCTTCACCGTCTCCCTGCTGATCGCCACGCTCGCCTTCAACGGGGTCGAACTCGAAGAGGCCAAGCTCGGCATCCTCACCTCGGCGCTCGTCGCGTCGGCGCTCACCTGGGCGATCTTCCGCGTCACCCGCATGCTGCCCAAGAGACTGAAGCTGCGGGCGCTCCTGGGCACCGCCGAGGCGATCATCGACCTCGCCGCGCCGGTCGACCCGGAGCGGGACCACATCCGCGGTTCCGGCGACGCCCCGGTGACCGTGGTGGAGTACGGCGACTTCGAGTGCCCGTACTGCGGGCAGGCCGAGCCCGTGGTCCGTGAGCTGCTCGCCGACTTCGGCGACGTGCGGTACGTCTGGCGGCACCTGCCCCTGCACGACGTGCATCCGGCGGCCCAGCTCGCGGCCGAGGCCTCCGAGGCGGCCGCCGAGCAGGGGTTCTTCTGGGAGATGCACGACCTCCTGCTCGACTGCCAGGACAAGCTGCGCGTCCGCGACCTCATCGGTTACGCCGGGGACATCGGCCTCGACGTCGAGCGGTTCAGCGCCGACCTGAGGCGCCACCTCGGCGCGGCCCGCGTCGCCGAGGACCTCGACACGGCGGACCTGAGCGGCGTGACCGGCACCCCGACGTTCTTCATCAACGGCCGGCGTCACCATGGGGCGTACGACATCGAGACCCTGTCCGCGGCGGTCCGCTCCGCACGTGCCCGTGCCTACCTGAACGCCTGA
- a CDS encoding FAD-binding oxidoreductase produces MSGTPTAAAWSALRGSLAGRLVRPDDGEYAVARTNFNPRFDRIRPAGIAYCESARDVAECLAFVRRHDLAVTPRCGGHSYTGASLVSGLVIDVSPLSSVRADAASNTATIGAGARLVDVYDRLGGAGVTIPAGSCPTVGISGLTLGGGVGVVTRARGILSDSLRSAEVVTADGRTLTCDAENNSDLFWACRGGGGGTFGVATSLTFATYPTSDIVVFFLDWPWPAARSVVDSWQRWAPSAPDELWSNLHVLNGQGKSTPTVQVGGTYLGAREDAERLIETLKGRIGAEPSSQVIETTSYDHAMMIMAGCTTLSADQCHLPGTLPGRTSGGRESREPEYAASHIFTTPLTGTAIDAILAAVQRRGGLAGGGNGGIAFDALGGAVNRVAPDATAFVHRNGLFNGQFTTTWAMDAPAGAIGAQQTWLRALHDAMTPYASGQAYQNYADAGLSTWKQAYFGANYARLLKVKNRYDPDRVFRAPQTVGS; encoded by the coding sequence GTGTCCGGTACGCCGACGGCCGCCGCCTGGTCGGCGCTCCGCGGTTCGCTGGCGGGCCGGCTCGTACGGCCGGACGACGGCGAGTACGCGGTGGCGCGCACGAACTTCAACCCGCGCTTCGACCGGATCCGCCCGGCGGGCATCGCCTACTGCGAAAGCGCCCGTGACGTCGCGGAGTGCCTGGCCTTCGTCCGCCGTCACGACCTGGCCGTGACGCCGCGGTGCGGCGGGCACAGCTACACGGGGGCCTCGCTCGTCAGCGGGCTGGTGATCGACGTGAGCCCCCTGTCCTCCGTCCGTGCCGACGCCGCGTCGAACACCGCGACGATCGGCGCTGGGGCGCGCCTGGTCGACGTCTACGACCGGCTCGGCGGAGCGGGCGTCACGATACCGGCCGGATCCTGCCCGACGGTCGGCATCTCCGGCCTGACCCTCGGCGGCGGCGTCGGCGTGGTCACGCGGGCCCGCGGGATCCTGTCCGACAGTCTCCGCTCGGCCGAGGTGGTGACCGCGGACGGACGGACGCTCACCTGTGACGCGGAGAACAACTCCGATCTGTTCTGGGCCTGCCGCGGGGGCGGCGGGGGGACCTTCGGCGTGGCGACCTCGCTGACGTTCGCCACGTACCCCACCTCCGACATCGTGGTCTTCTTCCTCGACTGGCCATGGCCGGCCGCCCGGTCGGTGGTCGACTCCTGGCAACGCTGGGCACCGTCGGCGCCGGACGAGCTGTGGTCCAACCTCCACGTCCTGAACGGCCAGGGAAAGTCCACTCCCACGGTCCAGGTCGGGGGGACCTATCTCGGCGCTCGGGAGGACGCCGAACGGCTGATCGAGACCCTGAAGGGCCGGATCGGCGCGGAGCCCTCCTCGCAGGTGATCGAGACGACCTCCTACGACCACGCCATGATGATCATGGCCGGCTGCACGACGCTGAGCGCGGACCAGTGTCATCTGCCGGGCACACTCCCCGGCCGCACGTCCGGAGGCCGGGAGAGCCGCGAACCGGAGTACGCCGCCTCGCACATCTTCACCACCCCGCTGACCGGGACGGCCATCGACGCGATCCTGGCCGCGGTCCAGCGTCGCGGCGGCCTGGCCGGCGGCGGGAACGGGGGGATCGCCTTCGACGCACTGGGCGGTGCCGTCAACCGGGTGGCCCCCGACGCGACCGCGTTCGTCCACCGGAACGGTCTTTTCAACGGGCAGTTCACCACGACGTGGGCGATGGACGCACCGGCCGGCGCGATCGGCGCCCAGCAGACGTGGCTGCGCGCCCTGCACGACGCGATGACGCCGTACGCGAGCGGGCAGGCGTACCAGAACTACGCCGACGCGGGGCTGTCCACCTGGAAGCAGGCCTACTTCGGTGCCAACTACGCCCGCCTGCTCAAGGTGAAGAACCGGTACGACCCCGACCGCGTCTTCCGCGCTCCCCAGACGGTCGGCTCATAG
- the hypF gene encoding carbamoyltransferase HypF, whose protein sequence is MRVRTEVRVEGTVQGVGFRPFVHGLATGLGLAGLVGNDAAGVFIEVEGDAGTVERFLRGLREPPPLAVIERISTRSLAPHGHGGFSIVGSEASGRRRTLVSADSATCADCLRELRDPADRRFGYPFVNCTNCGPRFTIVTDVPYDRPNTTMAGFAMCADCAAEYRDPADRRFHAQPVCCPACGPHVTLRDPDGRALPGEPMAAARALLRDGGVLALKGLGGYHLAATAADGSAVAALRSRKHREDKPFAVMTADVRSARSLGEVGPAEEALLTSVRRPIVLLRRLADAPLAAAVAPGNRSIGVMLPYTPLHHLLAGEPLVLTSGNVSDEPIAYRDEDAFAALREIADAFLTHDRPIHVRTDDSVTRVFRGREMPLRRSRGYVPGPVPLPAGGPPVLACGAELKNTFCLAKDGRAFVSHHIGDLENYETLRAYREGIEHFGRLFDITPSLIAHDLHPEYLSTKYALEQDLPLVGVQHHHAHIASCMADNERTEPVIGVAFDGTGYGTDGTLWGGEFLVADLTGFERAGHLRPVPLPGGTMAIREPWRMAAAHGVPADLDVARRNAARWDTVVAMGDRGVGSPLTSSMGRLFDAVAALLGVRDRVTYEGQAAIELEQRADPRVGDAYPVRLDDGSPFTVSGADLVAAVVADLRAGVDVPSIAARFHNAVAGLVVAGALRVRETTGLTTVALSGGVFQNLLLLERAVAGLEAGGFGVLVHHRVPPGDGGISLGQAAVAAARPHGASEPVTREAGTDPR, encoded by the coding sequence GTGCGCGTTCGCACCGAAGTGAGGGTCGAGGGCACCGTGCAGGGGGTCGGATTCCGGCCGTTCGTGCACGGTCTCGCGACGGGCCTGGGGCTCGCCGGGCTGGTCGGAAACGACGCGGCCGGTGTCTTCATCGAGGTCGAAGGGGACGCGGGTACGGTCGAGCGGTTCCTGCGCGGGCTGCGGGAGCCGCCTCCCCTCGCGGTGATCGAGCGGATCAGCACCCGGTCGCTCGCACCGCACGGGCACGGTGGTTTCAGCATCGTCGGCAGCGAGGCGTCCGGGCGGCGGCGCACCCTGGTGTCCGCGGACTCCGCGACCTGCGCCGACTGCCTGCGCGAGCTGCGCGACCCGGCCGACCGGCGGTTCGGCTACCCGTTCGTCAACTGCACCAACTGCGGGCCGCGCTTCACGATCGTCACCGACGTGCCCTACGACCGGCCGAACACCACGATGGCCGGGTTCGCGATGTGCGCCGACTGTGCCGCCGAGTACCGCGATCCGGCCGACCGGCGATTCCACGCCCAGCCCGTGTGCTGCCCGGCCTGCGGCCCGCACGTGACGCTGAGGGACCCGGACGGGCGGGCGCTCCCCGGTGAGCCGATGGCCGCGGCGCGCGCCCTGCTGCGCGACGGTGGCGTCCTCGCGCTCAAGGGCCTGGGCGGCTACCACCTGGCCGCCACCGCCGCCGACGGATCCGCGGTCGCGGCCCTGCGCTCCCGCAAGCACCGCGAGGACAAGCCGTTCGCGGTGATGACCGCGGACGTGCGCTCGGCGCGGAGCCTGGGCGAGGTCGGGCCGGCCGAGGAGGCGCTCCTGACGAGCGTGCGGCGGCCCATCGTCCTGCTGCGGCGGCTCGCGGACGCGCCGCTCGCCGCGGCCGTCGCGCCGGGGAACCGCTCCATCGGGGTGATGCTGCCCTACACGCCCCTGCACCACCTGCTGGCCGGCGAACCGCTGGTGCTCACCAGCGGCAATGTCTCCGACGAGCCGATCGCGTACCGCGACGAGGACGCCTTCGCCGCCCTGCGCGAGATCGCGGACGCCTTCCTCACCCACGACCGGCCGATCCACGTGCGCACCGACGACTCGGTCACGAGGGTCTTCCGCGGGAGGGAGATGCCGCTGCGGCGCTCTCGCGGGTACGTGCCCGGACCCGTGCCCCTGCCCGCCGGCGGCCCTCCGGTGCTGGCCTGCGGGGCCGAGCTCAAGAACACCTTCTGCCTGGCGAAAGACGGGCGCGCGTTCGTCTCCCACCACATCGGGGATCTGGAGAACTACGAGACGCTTCGCGCCTACCGCGAGGGCATCGAGCACTTCGGGCGGCTCTTCGACATCACTCCGTCGCTGATCGCCCACGACCTGCACCCCGAATACCTCTCGACCAAGTACGCCCTCGAACAGGACCTGCCGCTGGTCGGGGTGCAGCACCACCACGCGCACATCGCCTCGTGCATGGCCGACAACGAGCGGACCGAGCCGGTCATCGGCGTCGCGTTCGACGGCACCGGGTACGGCACGGACGGCACGCTGTGGGGCGGTGAGTTCCTGGTCGCGGACCTCACCGGCTTCGAACGTGCCGGGCACCTGCGGCCGGTGCCGCTGCCGGGCGGCACGATGGCGATCAGGGAGCCCTGGCGGATGGCGGCCGCGCACGGCGTGCCCGCGGACCTGGACGTCGCCCGGCGCAACGCCGCGCGCTGGGACACCGTCGTGGCCATGGGCGACCGCGGGGTCGGCTCACCCCTGACCTCGAGCATGGGACGGCTCTTCGACGCGGTCGCCGCCCTGCTCGGCGTCCGCGACCGGGTCACCTACGAGGGACAGGCCGCGATCGAGCTCGAACAGCGCGCCGACCCACGCGTGGGCGACGCGTACCCGGTGCGTCTCGACGACGGGTCGCCGTTCACGGTCTCGGGCGCGGACCTGGTCGCCGCCGTCGTCGCGGACCTGCGCGCGGGCGTGGACGTCCCGTCGATCGCGGCGCGGTTCCACAACGCCGTCGCCGGCCTCGTCGTCGCCGGGGCGCTGCGCGTGCGCGAGACGACAGGCCTGACGACGGTCGCGCTGTCCGGCGGCGTGTTCCAGAACCTCCTGCTGCTGGAGCGCGCGGTGGCCGGCCTGGAGGCCGGCGGCTTCGGCGTGCTGGTCCACCACCGCGTGCCGCCGGGCGACGGCGGCATCAGCCTGGGCCAGGCGGCGGTCGCCGCCGCCCGGCCCCATGGCGCGTCCGAGCCGGTCACGCGGGAGGCAGGTACGGACCCTCGGTGA
- the hypE gene encoding hydrogenase expression/formation protein HypE — translation MAERPVIEGSAPERSADWAEAAVREHAHVEMASREEQVLERIDRARRARPRLREENITLSHGAGGKATQTLIQAVFLDAFRNPLLEPLDDGARLSIDGASLAFTTDSYVVSPLFFPGGDIGDLAVNGTVNDLAVSGAEPLHLSAGFILEEGFPVADLKRIVASMRVAAEVAGVQIVTGDTKVVQRGKADGCYINTAGVGAIRRPLGGEVRPGDAILVSGPIGEHGVTVMLARGELDIESDVTSDTAPLNGLVATLMDACGEGVRRMRDATRGGVATILNEVAADAGVAVVVEEDAFPVRPDVRGACELLGIDPLYVACEGRMVAIVSGDVADEALAALRSHPLGAGAALVGRIKDDPPGLVLLKTAFGGTRIVDLLVGDPLPRIC, via the coding sequence GTGGCTGAGCGACCCGTGATCGAGGGATCCGCGCCCGAGCGGTCCGCCGACTGGGCCGAGGCCGCCGTACGCGAGCACGCGCACGTCGAGATGGCCTCCCGCGAGGAGCAGGTGCTCGAACGCATCGACCGCGCCCGGCGGGCCCGGCCGCGGCTGCGCGAGGAGAACATCACCCTCTCGCACGGCGCGGGCGGCAAGGCCACCCAGACGCTGATCCAGGCGGTCTTCCTCGACGCCTTCCGCAACCCGCTGCTCGAACCCCTCGACGACGGCGCGCGGCTCAGCATCGACGGCGCCTCGCTGGCGTTCACCACCGACTCCTACGTCGTGTCGCCGCTGTTCTTTCCCGGCGGCGACATCGGCGACCTGGCCGTCAACGGCACCGTCAACGACCTGGCCGTCTCCGGTGCCGAGCCGCTGCACCTGTCGGCCGGGTTCATCCTGGAGGAGGGCTTCCCGGTCGCGGACCTGAAGCGGATCGTCGCGTCGATGCGGGTGGCGGCGGAGGTCGCCGGCGTGCAGATCGTCACCGGCGACACCAAGGTGGTCCAGCGCGGCAAGGCCGACGGCTGCTACATCAACACCGCCGGAGTCGGCGCGATCCGGCGTCCGCTCGGCGGCGAGGTGCGGCCCGGCGACGCGATCCTGGTCTCCGGCCCGATCGGCGAGCACGGCGTGACGGTCATGCTGGCGCGGGGCGAGCTGGACATCGAGTCCGACGTGACCTCGGACACCGCGCCGTTGAACGGCCTGGTCGCGACGCTGATGGACGCCTGTGGCGAGGGCGTGCGCCGGATGCGCGACGCGACGCGAGGCGGCGTGGCGACGATCCTCAACGAGGTGGCCGCCGACGCGGGCGTCGCCGTCGTCGTGGAGGAGGACGCGTTCCCGGTACGCCCCGACGTACGCGGCGCGTGCGAACTGCTCGGCATCGACCCGCTGTACGTCGCCTGCGAGGGCCGCATGGTGGCGATCGTGTCCGGAGACGTGGCCGACGAGGCGCTGGCCGCCCTGCGCTCGCATCCGCTGGGCGCCGGCGCCGCCCTCGTCGGAAGGATCAAGGACGACCCGCCCGGGCTCGTGCTGCTCAAGACGGCCTTCGGCGGCACCCGAATCGTCGACCTGCTGGTCGGCGACCCCCTTCCCCGCATCTGCTGA
- the hypD gene encoding hydrogenase formation protein HypD, translating to MRFVDEYRDAEKARALAASIANLCEPGRQYKFMEVCGGHTHTIYKHGLEDYLPENVTLVHGPGCPVCVIPMGRVDDTIHIAEQDDVIMTSFGDMMRVPGGRGSFFDSKAAGADIRMVYSPLDALKVARQNPDKKVVFMAIGFETTAPSTAMTVLRAKAEGLTNFSIFCNHVTIIPAIKAILDSPDLRLDGFIGPGHVSTVIGCRPYDFIAGEYGKPIVVAGFEPLDILASIHMLLQQLAEGRSEVENQYGRVVPWDGNLKALKVINETMELRPYFEWRGLGFISHSALRVREAYAEFDAERIFEIPGSRVADPKACQCGEVLKGVLKPWECKVFGTACTPETPIGTCMVSSEGACAAYYNFGRFTRERVQEATRG from the coding sequence ATGCGCTTCGTCGACGAGTACCGCGACGCGGAGAAGGCACGCGCACTGGCCGCCTCCATCGCGAACCTGTGCGAGCCGGGCCGGCAGTACAAGTTCATGGAGGTCTGCGGCGGGCACACGCACACGATCTACAAGCACGGGCTGGAGGACTACCTCCCGGAGAACGTCACGCTCGTGCACGGGCCGGGCTGCCCCGTCTGCGTGATCCCGATGGGCCGGGTGGACGACACGATCCACATCGCCGAGCAGGACGACGTCATCATGACCTCCTTCGGCGACATGATGCGGGTGCCCGGCGGGCGCGGGTCCTTCTTCGACTCCAAGGCGGCCGGCGCCGACATCCGGATGGTGTACTCACCGCTCGACGCGCTGAAGGTCGCCCGGCAGAACCCGGACAAGAAGGTCGTCTTCATGGCGATCGGCTTCGAGACCACCGCGCCGTCCACGGCGATGACCGTACTGCGGGCCAAGGCCGAGGGGCTGACCAACTTCTCGATCTTTTGCAACCACGTGACGATCATCCCGGCCATCAAGGCGATCCTGGACTCACCCGACCTGCGCCTCGACGGGTTCATCGGCCCGGGTCACGTCTCGACGGTGATCGGCTGCCGGCCGTACGACTTCATCGCGGGGGAGTACGGCAAGCCGATCGTCGTGGCCGGGTTCGAGCCACTGGACATCCTGGCCTCGATCCACATGCTGCTCCAGCAGCTCGCCGAGGGCCGCTCGGAGGTGGAGAACCAGTACGGGCGCGTCGTGCCGTGGGACGGCAACCTCAAGGCGCTCAAGGTGATCAACGAGACGATGGAGCTGCGGCCCTACTTCGAGTGGCGCGGGCTGGGTTTCATCTCCCACTCGGCGCTGCGGGTCCGCGAGGCGTACGCCGAGTTCGACGCCGAGCGGATCTTCGAGATCCCGGGCAGCCGGGTCGCGGACCCGAAGGCCTGCCAGTGCGGCGAGGTGCTCAAGGGCGTGCTCAAACCCTGGGAGTGCAAGGTGTTCGGCACCGCGTGCACCCCGGAGACGCCCATCGGCACCTGCATGGTCTCCTCCGAGGGCGCCTGCGCGGCGTACTACAACTTCGGCCGGTTCACCCGCGAGCGGGTCCAGGAGGCCACCCGTGGCTGA
- a CDS encoding HypC/HybG/HupF family hydrogenase formation chaperone, whose protein sequence is MEILSDQPDLAKVDISGVRRNINIGLITEDNPQPGDWILIHVGFALSKIDEAEAKAAMDFLEGIGQAYADEIEALMESRIE, encoded by the coding sequence GTGGAGATTCTTTCCGATCAACCTGATCTCGCCAAGGTCGACATCAGCGGCGTGCGGCGAAATATCAACATCGGCCTGATCACCGAAGACAATCCGCAGCCGGGGGACTGGATCCTCATCCACGTCGGCTTCGCCCTCTCCAAGATCGACGAAGCCGAGGCCAAGGCGGCGATGGACTTCCTCGAAGGGATCGGCCAGGCCTACGCCGACGAGATCGAGGCACTGATGGAATCGAGGATCGAGTGA
- a CDS encoding hydrogenase maturation nickel metallochaperone HypA, translating into MHEIGLAEAILEAVEKRAAGRPVRRAKIRAGALLRVVEPSMDLAFQMVTEGTIAEGAAIDMVVTPARLSCRSCGHEAGTLDPLAVCPACGDGDVQMTGGDELVLESIEIAEARDVPGNTRGDRGDSFRST; encoded by the coding sequence GTGCACGAGATCGGGCTCGCCGAGGCGATCCTCGAGGCGGTCGAGAAGCGCGCCGCCGGGCGTCCGGTGCGCCGGGCGAAGATACGTGCCGGCGCGCTCCTGCGTGTCGTCGAGCCCTCCATGGACCTGGCGTTCCAGATGGTCACCGAGGGCACGATCGCCGAGGGCGCGGCCATCGACATGGTCGTAACCCCGGCCCGGCTGAGCTGCCGTTCGTGCGGCCATGAGGCCGGCACGCTCGACCCGCTGGCCGTCTGTCCCGCCTGCGGAGACGGTGACGTGCAGATGACCGGCGGCGACGAATTGGTGCTGGAATCCATCGAGATAGCGGAGGCGCGGGATGTGCCTGGGAATACCCGGGGAGATCGTGGAGATTCTTTCCGATCAACCTGA
- a CDS encoding hydrogenase maturation protease, with protein MKILVAGVGNVFLGDDGFGVEVARRLADIELPVDVDVGDFGIRGIHLAYELSDYDVTILVDATPRGEPPGTIYTLELEEGEPTGIIDAHGMTPDAVLDLVGVVGGEMRRVLLVGCEPADISPGIELSPAVTAAIEPAVQVVRELIEEERHGPRTQAPETETATGVPGTVS; from the coding sequence GTGAAGATCCTGGTCGCGGGTGTCGGGAACGTCTTCCTGGGCGACGACGGGTTCGGCGTCGAGGTCGCCCGGCGGCTGGCCGACATCGAACTGCCCGTCGACGTCGACGTCGGCGACTTCGGCATCCGCGGCATCCATCTCGCCTACGAGCTGTCCGACTATGACGTGACGATCCTGGTGGACGCAACGCCGCGCGGCGAGCCGCCCGGCACGATCTACACCCTCGAGCTGGAGGAGGGCGAGCCCACGGGCATCATCGACGCGCACGGGATGACGCCCGACGCCGTACTCGACCTGGTCGGGGTGGTCGGCGGCGAGATGCGGCGGGTCCTGCTGGTCGGCTGCGAGCCGGCGGACATCTCGCCCGGGATAGAGCTCAGCCCGGCGGTCACGGCCGCCATCGAGCCCGCCGTTCAAGTGGTTCGCGAACTCATCGAGGAGGAGCGCCATGGTCCGAGAACCCAGGCCCCGGAGACCGAGACGGCCACGGGCGTACCGGGGACGGTGAGCTGA
- a CDS encoding DUF6084 family protein yields the protein MADLTFECLGVRSDPYAASPTLVFRLRIAETGGRAVNAIALRCQLRIEPHRRKYSEAETPLLGDLFGTPDRWGDTLKPLQYATVAVMVPGFTGETEVDLPVPCSYDLEVAANKYFASLEDGEIPMLLLFSGTVFVRTPTGFTVNQVPWTSETPQRVPVAVWREAMDRFFPGSGWLRLRRATIAELMLYKTAKALAGWDDVIADLLAQAKLTQGKEARP from the coding sequence ATGGCTGATCTCACTTTCGAGTGCCTCGGCGTACGGTCCGACCCGTACGCAGCCTCGCCCACGCTGGTCTTCCGGCTGCGCATCGCCGAGACCGGCGGCCGCGCCGTGAACGCCATCGCGCTGCGCTGCCAGCTTCGGATCGAGCCGCACCGTCGCAAGTACTCCGAGGCCGAGACGCCGCTGCTCGGTGACCTGTTCGGCACGCCCGACCGCTGGGGCGACACCCTCAAACCGCTGCAGTACGCCACGGTCGCGGTGATGGTGCCCGGGTTCACCGGCGAGACCGAGGTCGACCTGCCCGTGCCGTGCTCCTATGACCTGGAGGTCGCGGCCAACAAGTACTTCGCCTCGCTGGAGGACGGCGAGATCCCAATGCTGCTGCTGTTCAGTGGCACCGTCTTCGTCCGGACCCCGACGGGCTTCACCGTCAACCAGGTCCCGTGGACCAGCGAGACCCCGCAGCGCGTGCCGGTCGCCGTCTGGCGGGAGGCGATGGACCGCTTCTTCCCGGGCTCGGGCTGGCTGCGGCTGCGCCGCGCGACCATCGCCGAGCTGATGCTCTACAAGACGGCGAAGGCGCTGGCAGGCTGGGACGACGTCATCGCCGACCTGCTCGCCCAGGCCAAACTCACGCAGGGCAAGGAGGCCCGGCCGTGA
- a CDS encoding DUF5947 family protein has product MSLRRFAAGREQFERERAATEPAPAPAGPPVEKCEMCAEPIGEVHGHVANLEDRHILCTCRPCMLLFTHAGAGTERRPTDGADSPIRRFQAVPERYRYDPDFAMSEGDWDELAIPVRMAFFFRNTGMGRTVAFYPSPAGATESELSLDAWVRILAANPAVADVQPDVEALLIDRRSGAYLVPIDVCYELVGLVRLYWKGFDGGEEAWNAINGFFAALRDRGERVVREEAHG; this is encoded by the coding sequence GTGAGCCTGCGCCGGTTCGCCGCGGGGCGGGAGCAGTTCGAGCGTGAGCGGGCGGCCACCGAGCCCGCCCCGGCTCCCGCCGGGCCTCCCGTCGAGAAGTGCGAGATGTGCGCCGAGCCGATCGGCGAGGTGCACGGTCACGTCGCGAACCTCGAGGACCGGCATATCCTCTGCACCTGCCGACCCTGCATGCTGCTGTTCACCCATGCCGGCGCGGGCACGGAACGCCGCCCCACGGACGGCGCCGACTCTCCGATACGGCGGTTCCAAGCGGTACCCGAGCGCTACCGCTATGACCCGGACTTCGCGATGTCCGAAGGCGACTGGGACGAGCTGGCCATTCCGGTACGTATGGCGTTCTTCTTCCGCAACACCGGCATGGGCCGCACGGTCGCGTTCTATCCGAGTCCGGCCGGGGCGACCGAGTCGGAGCTGTCCCTGGACGCCTGGGTGCGGATACTGGCCGCGAACCCCGCCGTCGCCGACGTCCAGCCCGACGTCGAGGCACTCCTCATCGACCGCAGGTCCGGCGCCTACCTCGTGCCGATCGACGTCTGCTACGAGCTCGTCGGCCTGGTCCGGCTGTACTGGAAGGGCTTCGACGGGGGCGAGGAGGCGTGGAACGCGATCAACGGCTTCTTCGCCGCCCTGCGCGACCGCGGCGAGCGAGTGGTCAGGGAGGAGGCGCATGGCTGA